In one Nocardioides luteus genomic region, the following are encoded:
- a CDS encoding DUF501 domain-containing protein, with product MAIDPKDVAAIAAQLGREPRGIHEVGHRCPCSLPDVVTTEPRLPNGTPFPTTFYLTCPRAASKIGTLEGTHVMKDMEARLAEDEELAAAYAKAHEAYLEARYELGDPPEIHGISAGGMPNRVKCLHVLAGQALAQGPGVNPLGDEVLERLGEWWRSGPCVDLDLEDEEQ from the coding sequence ATGGCCATCGATCCCAAGGACGTGGCCGCGATCGCGGCACAGCTGGGACGCGAGCCCCGGGGGATCCACGAGGTCGGGCACCGCTGCCCGTGCTCGCTGCCCGATGTGGTGACCACCGAGCCGCGGCTGCCCAACGGCACCCCGTTCCCCACGACCTTCTATCTCACCTGCCCGCGGGCCGCCTCGAAGATCGGCACCCTCGAGGGCACCCACGTGATGAAGGACATGGAGGCGCGGCTGGCCGAGGACGAGGAGCTCGCCGCCGCCTACGCGAAGGCCCACGAGGCCTACCTCGAGGCGCGCTACGAGCTCGGCGACCCGCCCGAGATCCACGGCATCTCCGCAGGTGGGATGCCGAATCGGGTCAAGTGCCTGCACGTCCTCGCCGGCCAGGCGCTGGCCCAGGGCCCCGGCGTCAACCCGCTCGGCGACGAGGTGCTCGAGCGCCTCGGTGAGTGGTGGAGGTCCGGCCCGTGCGTGGACCTCGACCTCGAGGACGAGGAGCAGTGA
- a CDS encoding LuxR C-terminal-related transcriptional regulator, which produces MSDREGVLARVVDEVADYVGAGLSVHLVGPRGSGRSELCALVADRLEDEGLSVFQLSGHRAWQNEPFAALLAAGIGGATPPGPRRTIGEMTAALSKQLGNGTVLVIDDADALDTYSVGALRNIHRQRRLLAVTSSRHQHPVAENTLMLGIAPSVQVRSPALEVDEVHEVCRAILGGPVEAGSLARITMATGGLLGLVRAIATVGPRAGVLEQLDGLWRLPRRTGWAPELASAVEPLVAGLDQAAWDGATALAVTGPVPLDEAEKLLERDVLDALFAHGLARHSEDGPGSGVVGLYPPLIGDYLITEGSAFGLVIARNHLAADQRLLDHATHRPRGADAALLHQRSLRQMADEVARARRAWTEMPSPETALPLLVALRNTAAPRDQIDEVERRTPLTDTQESAWMLAWFATWKAVELGGLKEAKAVLDDGLTRLPAFAATLEASRAHLQFQTEYVPEVPTVEPDPRDTVGPEMLAVVAAERLLSAGMVEQARNLLESQQPQNPLPAGLHAFLVGLADVLGGDLDRGIDFAREQLEAATQSSSAMLIQAHAYLCVLGLSIAGRLTEASQAAFQSLSSSSVAAYRDVAHTGILTLGAEIAMAQGRPEYARSLASQIGGAKVAFGPWPGMVASIMAPANGRMPSLKELCELVGQRLDAGYVTGGIFLAIEAVERGANENKHITRAASLAAGTESPLLQGMGAYAAATAAGDVDALREAIVILADAGALVFVTRAAISLAILQREAGNLTEAAETLDLAWERSEISGSRAGLFRRAATHIGLSGRESEVLRLLPDGPTTASLAADLEMSTRTVETHLHNISRKTGVSGREDLARVASTWLRPAPNGDYSAGVRHFTSGS; this is translated from the coding sequence ATGTCGGATCGCGAAGGTGTCCTCGCGCGGGTGGTCGACGAGGTCGCCGACTACGTCGGTGCGGGCCTGAGCGTGCATCTGGTCGGCCCGCGAGGATCGGGCCGCAGCGAGCTCTGCGCGCTGGTCGCCGACCGGCTCGAGGACGAGGGCCTGTCCGTGTTCCAGCTCAGCGGGCACCGCGCCTGGCAGAACGAGCCGTTCGCCGCGCTGCTCGCCGCGGGCATCGGCGGCGCGACGCCGCCGGGGCCGCGTAGGACCATCGGCGAGATGACCGCGGCGCTGAGCAAGCAGCTCGGCAACGGCACCGTCCTGGTGATCGACGACGCCGACGCCCTCGACACCTACTCGGTCGGCGCCCTGCGCAACATCCACCGCCAGCGGCGCCTGCTGGCGGTGACCAGCAGCCGCCACCAGCACCCGGTCGCCGAGAACACGCTGATGCTGGGCATCGCGCCGTCGGTCCAGGTGCGCTCCCCTGCGCTCGAGGTCGACGAGGTGCACGAGGTGTGCCGGGCGATCCTGGGCGGCCCGGTCGAGGCCGGGTCGCTGGCCCGGATCACGATGGCGACGGGCGGGCTGCTCGGCTTGGTCCGGGCCATCGCCACCGTCGGGCCCCGGGCAGGGGTGCTGGAGCAGCTCGACGGGCTGTGGCGGTTGCCGCGGCGTACGGGCTGGGCTCCTGAGCTGGCCTCGGCCGTCGAGCCGCTGGTCGCCGGGCTCGACCAGGCCGCCTGGGACGGCGCGACCGCGCTCGCGGTGACGGGTCCGGTGCCGCTGGACGAGGCCGAGAAGCTGCTCGAGCGCGATGTGCTCGACGCGCTCTTCGCCCACGGGCTGGCGCGCCACAGCGAGGACGGACCGGGCAGCGGCGTCGTGGGCCTCTACCCGCCGCTCATCGGCGACTACCTGATCACCGAGGGGTCGGCGTTCGGGCTGGTGATCGCACGCAACCACCTCGCCGCCGACCAACGCCTCCTCGACCACGCCACCCACCGGCCCCGCGGCGCCGATGCCGCCCTCCTCCACCAGCGTTCGCTGCGCCAGATGGCCGACGAGGTCGCCCGCGCGCGCCGCGCCTGGACCGAGATGCCCTCGCCCGAGACCGCGCTGCCGCTGCTCGTCGCGCTCCGCAACACCGCCGCGCCTCGTGACCAGATCGACGAGGTCGAGCGGCGCACCCCGCTGACCGACACCCAGGAGTCGGCCTGGATGCTGGCGTGGTTCGCCACCTGGAAGGCGGTCGAGTTGGGTGGCCTGAAGGAGGCCAAGGCCGTCCTCGACGACGGGCTGACGCGACTGCCCGCCTTCGCCGCGACGCTCGAGGCCTCCCGGGCCCACCTGCAGTTCCAGACCGAGTACGTCCCCGAGGTGCCCACCGTCGAGCCCGACCCGCGCGACACGGTCGGCCCGGAGATGCTCGCGGTCGTCGCAGCCGAGCGCCTCCTCTCCGCCGGGATGGTCGAGCAGGCGCGCAACCTGCTGGAGAGCCAGCAGCCGCAGAACCCGCTGCCTGCGGGGCTGCACGCCTTCCTCGTCGGGCTGGCCGACGTGCTCGGCGGTGATCTCGACCGCGGCATCGACTTCGCCCGCGAGCAGCTCGAGGCGGCCACCCAGAGCTCGAGCGCGATGCTCATCCAGGCCCACGCCTATCTGTGCGTACTCGGCCTGAGCATCGCCGGCCGGCTGACCGAGGCGAGCCAGGCGGCCTTCCAGAGCCTCTCGTCCTCGAGCGTCGCCGCCTACCGCGACGTCGCCCACACCGGCATCCTGACCCTCGGCGCCGAGATCGCGATGGCGCAGGGCCGCCCGGAGTACGCCCGCAGCCTCGCCTCCCAGATCGGTGGCGCGAAGGTGGCCTTCGGCCCGTGGCCCGGGATGGTGGCGAGCATCATGGCGCCGGCCAACGGCCGGATGCCCAGCCTCAAGGAGCTGTGCGAGCTCGTCGGCCAACGCCTGGACGCCGGCTACGTCACCGGTGGCATCTTCCTCGCCATCGAGGCGGTCGAGCGCGGCGCCAACGAGAACAAGCACATCACCCGTGCCGCCAGCCTCGCGGCCGGCACCGAGAGCCCGCTGCTGCAGGGCATGGGGGCGTACGCAGCCGCCACCGCCGCCGGCGACGTCGACGCCCTCCGCGAGGCGATCGTGATCCTCGCCGATGCCGGCGCCCTCGTCTTCGTGACCCGGGCCGCCATCTCGCTGGCGATCCTGCAGCGTGAGGCCGGCAATCTGACCGAGGCCGCCGAGACGCTCGACCTCGCCTGGGAACGCTCCGAGATCTCCGGCAGCCGAGCCGGGCTGTTCCGCCGCGCGGCGACCCACATCGGGCTCTCCGGTCGGGAGAGCGAGGTGCTCCGGCTGCTGCCCGACGGCCCCACGACCGCCTCGTTGGCCGCGGACCTCGAGATGAGCACCCGCACGGTGGAGACCCACCTGCACAACATCAGCCGCAAGACCGGGGTCTCCGGGCGCGAGGACCTCGCCCGGGTGGCGAGCACCTGGCTGCGGCCGGCACCGAACGGCGACTACTCAGCCGGGGTCAGGCACTTCACCAGCGGCTCGTAG
- a CDS encoding Ppx/GppA phosphatase family protein, which yields MTQRVAAIDCGTNTIKLLIATVTADGLTEDVREARMVRLGQGVDRTGVLADEALERAFGAIDEYAAMIREHGVERVRFVATSATRDAANAATFTDGVRERLGVTPEVVTGAEEAALSFGGAARNLRGTPEPPVLVIDIGGGSTELILGDGPTMGVSAADSMDIGSVRLHERHLRSDPPTREEIEACVRDIDAHLDDCPVDPAAARTVVAVGGTMIQLTMGLLELAAYDRTATDHAEVSPDDVHRLVDRLLAMTVNERLALPWMHPGRADVIAAGGVILSRILRRTRVDSLLVSESDILDGIAWSVRD from the coding sequence GTGACGCAACGGGTCGCGGCGATCGACTGCGGCACCAACACGATCAAGCTGCTGATCGCCACGGTCACCGCGGACGGCCTGACCGAGGACGTACGCGAGGCCCGCATGGTCCGCCTCGGCCAGGGTGTCGACCGCACCGGTGTGCTCGCCGACGAGGCCCTGGAGCGGGCCTTCGGCGCCATCGACGAGTACGCCGCGATGATCCGAGAGCACGGCGTCGAGCGGGTGCGCTTCGTGGCCACCTCGGCCACCCGGGACGCCGCCAACGCGGCCACCTTCACCGACGGCGTACGCGAGCGCCTCGGGGTCACGCCCGAGGTCGTCACCGGGGCGGAGGAGGCGGCGCTCTCCTTCGGCGGCGCGGCCCGCAACCTGCGTGGCACCCCGGAGCCGCCGGTGCTGGTGATCGACATCGGCGGCGGCTCCACCGAGCTCATCCTCGGCGACGGCCCCACGATGGGCGTCAGCGCGGCGGACAGCATGGACATCGGGTCGGTGCGGCTCCATGAGCGTCATCTGCGCTCCGATCCGCCGACGCGGGAGGAGATCGAGGCCTGCGTACGCGACATCGACGCCCACCTCGACGACTGCCCGGTCGACCCGGCCGCCGCCCGCACCGTGGTCGCCGTCGGCGGCACCATGATCCAGCTGACCATGGGGCTGCTCGAGCTGGCTGCGTACGACCGCACCGCCACCGACCATGCCGAGGTCTCTCCCGACGACGTCCACCGGCTCGTCGACCGGCTGCTGGCGATGACCGTCAACGAGCGGCTGGCGCTGCCCTGGATGCATCCCGGCCGGGCCGACGTGATCGCCGCGGGCGGTGTGATCCTCAGCCGGATCCTCAGGCGCACGCGTGTCGACTCTCTCCTCGTCTCCGAGTCCGACATCCTCGACGGAATCGCCTGGTCCGTTAGAGACTAG
- a CDS encoding cytochrome ubiquinol oxidase subunit I, which produces MDSVLELARWQFGIVTVYHFLFVPLTVGLTMLVAVLETIWLRTKNPEWLRLTKFFAKLFLINFALGVVTGIVQEFQFGMTWSDYSRFVGDVFGAPLAIEALLAFFLESTFLGLWIFGWDKLPRALHNACMWIVHLGTLASSWFILAANSWMQHPVGYKFNEVTGRAELTDFWAVMFNKVQLGTFPHVILAAYLTSAAFMLGILGWLYLRRPGPAEAEPEAMDTANDDRPMYRRGMVLAAWIMVFSGVGVAVSGDIQGKIMTEVQPMKMAAAEALWETSDSCAPFSVLTIGTRDGKHEKWALEVPCVLSFLGTGTFDGKVEGIYDLQEKYRETYGAAPGATYYSPGDYTPNIPVTYWTFRWMMGLGVVGGLVGLAVLWLTRRGRTPTGFVGRVLPALAISAPVMVLLGNSMGWIFTEMGRQPWVVFGVLTTANGVSPGVEPWEVWMSLLGFTALYAVLAVIEVGLLMKYVKKAPDPFVEPPSPSLRGSDSDADEPMNFAY; this is translated from the coding sequence GTGGACAGCGTCCTGGAGTTAGCCAGGTGGCAGTTCGGCATCGTGACCGTCTACCACTTTCTGTTCGTCCCGCTCACGGTGGGACTCACCATGCTCGTCGCCGTGCTGGAGACGATCTGGCTGCGTACGAAGAACCCTGAGTGGCTTCGCCTGACCAAGTTCTTCGCCAAGCTCTTCCTGATCAACTTCGCGCTCGGTGTGGTCACCGGGATCGTGCAGGAGTTCCAGTTCGGGATGACCTGGTCGGACTACTCCCGGTTCGTGGGGGACGTCTTCGGGGCTCCGCTGGCGATCGAGGCACTGCTGGCGTTCTTTCTGGAGTCGACCTTCCTCGGCCTGTGGATCTTCGGTTGGGACAAGCTGCCCCGGGCGCTGCACAACGCGTGCATGTGGATCGTCCACCTCGGCACCCTGGCGTCGTCGTGGTTCATCCTGGCGGCCAACTCCTGGATGCAGCACCCGGTCGGCTACAAGTTCAACGAGGTCACCGGCCGCGCCGAGCTCACCGACTTCTGGGCGGTGATGTTCAACAAGGTGCAGCTGGGTACGTTCCCGCACGTCATCCTCGCGGCGTACCTGACCTCGGCCGCCTTCATGCTCGGCATCCTGGGCTGGCTCTACCTGCGCCGGCCGGGGCCTGCCGAAGCGGAGCCCGAGGCAATGGATACTGCCAACGACGACCGTCCGATGTACCGGCGTGGCATGGTGCTGGCCGCCTGGATCATGGTCTTCTCCGGCGTCGGGGTCGCGGTCTCGGGTGACATCCAGGGCAAGATCATGACCGAGGTGCAGCCGATGAAGATGGCGGCCGCCGAGGCCCTGTGGGAGACCTCGGACTCGTGCGCGCCGTTCTCGGTCCTGACCATCGGCACGCGCGACGGGAAGCACGAGAAGTGGGCCCTCGAGGTGCCCTGCGTGCTCTCCTTCCTCGGCACCGGCACCTTCGACGGCAAGGTCGAGGGCATCTACGACCTGCAGGAGAAGTACCGCGAGACCTACGGGGCAGCGCCGGGTGCGACCTACTACTCGCCCGGCGACTACACCCCCAACATCCCGGTCACCTACTGGACCTTCCGCTGGATGATGGGCCTCGGCGTCGTCGGTGGCCTCGTCGGGCTGGCGGTGCTGTGGCTGACCCGCAGGGGACGTACGCCGACAGGGTTCGTGGGACGGGTGCTCCCCGCGCTGGCGATCTCCGCGCCGGTGATGGTGCTGCTGGGCAACTCGATGGGGTGGATCTTCACCGAGATGGGGCGCCAGCCGTGGGTGGTCTTCGGGGTGCTGACCACCGCCAACGGTGTCTCGCCGGGCGTCGAGCCCTGGGAGGTCTGGATGTCGCTGCTCGGGTTCACGGCGCTCTACGCGGTGCTCGCCGTCATCGAGGTGGGGCTGCTGATGAAGTACGTGAAGAAGGCTCCGGACCCGTTCGTCGAGCCTCCCTCACCCTCCCTGCGCGGCTCCGATTCGGATGCCGACGAGCCGATGAACTTCGCGTACTGA
- a CDS encoding Bax inhibitor-1/YccA family protein has product MQSNNPVFRRAEGFGQPSQNAYGNATYGGNGAPYAGYGQDPSQWSTGAPQAPTTGAPMTIDSVVQKGAITLGVVFLAAIATWVMTPAIDSTANLAPLYLAATLGAGAAFILSLVNSFKRVVSPALVLAFAVAEGVALGALSKTFDAMIGGGIVVQAVIGTFAAFAGTLAAYKFFNIKVGNKFRTFVIAAMFGMVGLSLMELVLGFFGASFGLFGLGTLGMVTAIAGLALGVFMLILDFDQIEQGIRAQLPERESWRAVFGLTVSLVWIYTNLLRLLAIFQQD; this is encoded by the coding sequence ATGCAGAGCAACAACCCGGTGTTCCGTAGGGCAGAGGGCTTCGGGCAGCCGTCGCAGAACGCCTACGGCAACGCGACCTACGGTGGCAACGGCGCTCCGTACGCCGGCTACGGGCAGGACCCGAGCCAGTGGTCGACCGGCGCCCCCCAGGCGCCCACCACGGGCGCCCCCATGACGATCGACTCGGTGGTGCAGAAGGGCGCGATCACCCTCGGTGTCGTCTTCCTCGCCGCCATCGCGACCTGGGTGATGACCCCCGCCATCGACTCCACCGCCAACCTCGCGCCGCTCTACCTGGCCGCGACCCTCGGTGCCGGTGCGGCCTTCATCCTGTCCCTGGTCAACTCGTTCAAGCGTGTCGTCAGCCCGGCGCTGGTCCTTGCCTTCGCCGTTGCCGAGGGCGTCGCCCTGGGCGCGCTGAGCAAGACGTTCGACGCCATGATCGGTGGCGGCATCGTCGTCCAGGCCGTGATCGGCACCTTCGCCGCGTTCGCGGGCACCCTGGCTGCGTACAAGTTCTTCAACATCAAGGTCGGCAACAAGTTCCGCACCTTCGTGATCGCGGCCATGTTCGGCATGGTGGGCCTGAGCCTGATGGAGCTCGTGCTCGGCTTCTTCGGCGCCAGCTTCGGCCTCTTCGGCCTCGGCACGCTGGGCATGGTCACCGCCATCGCCGGCCTCGCGCTCGGTGTGTTCATGCTGATCCTCGACTTCGACCAGATCGAGCAGGGCATCCGCGCCCAGCTCCCTGAGCGTGAGTCGTGGCGCGCCGTCTTCGGCCTGACCGTCAGCCTCGTCTGGATCTACACCAACCTGCTCCGCCTGCTGGCGATCTTCCAGCAGGACTGA
- the def gene encoding peptide deformylase — protein MSWTEAELGVEGKVLDVVRAPAHVLSVPGKDVDPAAPETVQLAADLIATMRVSPGCVGLAADQVGVSARIFCVDVSTHVKTRTHHGTYVLCNAEVVEASRNEKAREGCMSVPDLTGDVKRASRLKVRGQLPVTGETVEIVTDAFEARCLQHEIDHTNGLLFIDRVAGAHALHQRQTYL, from the coding sequence TTGTCCTGGACGGAAGCCGAGCTGGGTGTCGAGGGCAAGGTCCTCGACGTCGTACGCGCCCCCGCCCACGTCCTCTCCGTCCCCGGCAAGGACGTCGACCCCGCCGCCCCCGAGACCGTCCAGCTCGCCGCCGACCTGATCGCCACCATGCGGGTCTCGCCCGGCTGCGTCGGCCTGGCCGCAGACCAGGTCGGGGTCTCGGCCCGGATCTTCTGCGTCGACGTCTCCACCCACGTGAAGACGCGCACCCACCACGGGACGTACGTCCTGTGCAACGCCGAGGTCGTCGAGGCCAGCCGCAACGAGAAGGCCCGCGAGGGCTGCATGTCCGTCCCCGACCTGACCGGTGACGTGAAGCGCGCCTCCCGGCTGAAGGTACGCGGCCAGCTCCCGGTCACCGGCGAGACCGTCGAGATCGTCACCGACGCCTTCGAGGCCCGCTGCCTGCAGCACGAGATCGACCACACCAACGGTCTGCTCTTCATCGACCGCGTCGCCGGCGCCCACGCGCTCCACCAGCGCCAGACGTACTTATGA
- a CDS encoding HNH endonuclease signature motif containing protein encodes MPGRTRGWTASDLERAVSLSFSIAEVLRRLDLRAAGGNYATIRNAIDQAGLDTSHFSGQAWSKNVVLGARRTLDAYLSNDYPISSHRLRLRLINEGVMPAKCNKCGGVEWLGQPIPLELDHRDGNSKNNRLENLELLCPNCHAQTPTYRGKNRKRA; translated from the coding sequence ATGCCGGGCCGCACGCGCGGATGGACCGCATCGGATCTCGAAAGAGCCGTGTCCCTCTCGTTTTCCATTGCCGAGGTCCTTCGTCGACTCGACCTTCGGGCAGCAGGTGGCAACTACGCCACGATCCGCAACGCGATCGATCAAGCAGGCCTGGATACATCCCACTTCAGCGGCCAGGCCTGGAGCAAGAACGTCGTGCTCGGGGCGCGGCGGACGCTCGACGCCTACCTCTCCAACGACTATCCGATCAGTTCGCATCGCCTGAGACTGCGCTTGATCAACGAGGGCGTCATGCCCGCAAAGTGCAACAAGTGTGGCGGCGTGGAATGGTTGGGCCAGCCGATTCCCCTGGAGCTCGACCACCGAGATGGCAACTCCAAGAACAACCGACTCGAGAATCTTGAGTTGCTCTGTCCGAACTGTCACGCTCAGACACCCACCTACCGGGGAAAGAATCGCAAGCGGGCGTAG
- a CDS encoding SGNH/GDSL hydrolase family protein yields MAKKSLARKTAYAGGGVLAATAAFAGVLVAEAALAVRATHQVKMPVAPSPTGWYGARQPGRPINIALLGDSSAAGYGMTEVEDTPGAVLASGVSEKAHRPVRLHDLSEIGAKSSDLHPQVEKAIAADADIAVILVGSNDVIRRVRPRVAVSHLAQAVIRLQEAGVKVLVGTVPDLSTATPILPPLRSIMRAWSIRIAAGQIFHVIRAGGHTVSLGDVLGPAFKATPAFWFGADLFHPSAAGYHALGEVLVPPTLSVLGLVGDENAILETYNGKHVMPLAAASLRAVIRPGTEIDPAPRPRGRFGNWARARSFENEQRTPHRGERPSETPPLAERQAAR; encoded by the coding sequence GTGGCGAAGAAGAGTCTGGCTCGCAAGACCGCGTACGCCGGTGGGGGTGTTCTGGCCGCGACAGCCGCGTTCGCCGGGGTCCTCGTCGCGGAAGCGGCGCTTGCCGTCAGGGCGACCCACCAGGTGAAGATGCCCGTGGCACCGTCGCCGACGGGGTGGTACGGAGCGCGTCAGCCGGGGCGTCCGATCAACATCGCGCTGCTCGGTGACTCGAGCGCCGCGGGCTACGGGATGACCGAGGTCGAGGACACGCCCGGCGCCGTCCTCGCCTCCGGCGTCTCCGAGAAGGCACACCGGCCGGTGCGTCTGCACGACCTCTCCGAGATCGGCGCGAAGTCCTCCGACCTGCACCCCCAGGTCGAGAAGGCGATCGCCGCCGACGCCGACATCGCGGTGATCCTGGTCGGCTCCAACGACGTGATCCGCCGGGTGCGCCCGCGGGTCGCGGTGAGCCACCTCGCCCAGGCCGTCATCCGGCTCCAGGAGGCGGGGGTCAAGGTGCTCGTCGGCACCGTCCCCGACCTCAGCACGGCCACCCCGATCCTGCCTCCGCTGCGCTCGATCATGCGGGCCTGGTCGATCCGCATCGCCGCCGGACAGATCTTCCACGTCATCCGCGCCGGCGGCCACACGGTGTCGCTGGGCGACGTCCTCGGTCCGGCCTTCAAGGCCACTCCGGCGTTCTGGTTCGGCGCCGACCTGTTCCACCCCTCCGCTGCCGGCTACCACGCCCTCGGCGAGGTGCTGGTCCCGCCGACGCTCTCGGTGCTGGGCCTCGTCGGCGACGAGAACGCCATCCTGGAGACCTACAACGGCAAGCACGTGATGCCGCTCGCCGCTGCCTCCCTGCGCGCCGTCATCCGGCCGGGAACCGAGATCGACCCGGCGCCGCGTCCGCGTGGACGCTTCGGCAACTGGGCGCGTGCCCGGTCCTTCGAGAACGAGCAGCGCACGCCTCACCGTGGCGAGCGTCCCTCGGAGACTCCCCCGCTCGCCGAGCGGCAGGCCGCCCGCTAG
- a CDS encoding glycine cleavage system protein R — MTIHAITVLGHDRPGIIADTTARLAGLGLNLEDSTMTRLRGHFAMTLLCAGEATTEAIRADLEPIASDGTLTVTVYELPEEQAPAGSGQLFVLSVHGGDRPGIVSTVTAEIAAVGGNITDLTTRLSGDLYVVVAELELPADADVAVLEASIKRVTQELGVDATLRPIEADDL, encoded by the coding sequence GTGACCATCCACGCCATCACCGTCCTGGGACACGACCGCCCGGGGATCATCGCCGACACCACCGCCCGTCTCGCCGGACTCGGACTCAACCTCGAGGACTCGACGATGACCCGGCTGCGAGGTCACTTCGCGATGACGCTGCTCTGCGCGGGTGAGGCGACCACGGAGGCCATCCGAGCCGACCTCGAGCCGATCGCGTCCGACGGCACCTTGACGGTCACGGTCTACGAGCTCCCCGAGGAGCAGGCCCCGGCCGGCTCCGGCCAGCTCTTCGTCCTCTCCGTCCACGGCGGCGACCGCCCCGGCATCGTCTCCACGGTGACCGCCGAGATCGCCGCCGTCGGTGGCAACATCACCGACCTGACCACCCGTCTCTCCGGCGACCTCTATGTCGTCGTCGCCGAGCTCGAGCTGCCGGCGGACGCCGACGTCGCCGTGCTCGAGGCGTCGATCAAGCGGGTCACCCAGGAGCTCGGCGTCGACGCCACCCTGCGGCCGATCGAGGCCGACGACCTGTGA
- a CDS encoding cystathionine beta-synthase, protein MEYVDSLLDLIGNTPLVRLGRALDGAGASEPGQGPLVLAKVEYLNPGGSVKDRIATRMIEAAEASGELQPGGTIVEPTSGNTGVGLAMVAQQKGYKCIFVCPDKVSEDKRNVLKAYGAEVVVAPTAVPPEHPDSYYNVSDRLASQPGAWKPNQYANPNNPRSHYEETGPEIWRQTEGRITHFVAGVGTGGTISGIGRYLKEQNPDVQIIGADPAGSVYSGGTGRPYLVEGVGEDFWPDTYDRDIADRIIEVSDADSFAYTRRLAREEQLLVGGSAGMAAYAAKQLAAELAGTPEGENAVIVVLLPDSGRGYLTKVFNDEWLAQYGFATGEAAKQTVGDVLRGKSGRLPDLVHTHPGETIAEAVHILQEYGVSQMPVVRAEPPIVAAEVAGSVSERTLLEALFTGKAKLTDSVEEHMSPPLPSIGSGADAHDAAHTLGSSDALLVHEDGKPVGVLTRQDLLFFLTSS, encoded by the coding sequence ATGGAGTACGTGGACTCGCTTCTCGACCTTATTGGCAACACTCCGCTCGTGCGGCTGGGGCGTGCGCTGGACGGCGCCGGGGCCTCTGAACCCGGCCAGGGACCGCTGGTTCTGGCCAAGGTGGAATACCTCAACCCGGGCGGTTCGGTGAAGGACCGCATCGCCACCCGGATGATCGAGGCGGCCGAGGCCTCCGGTGAGCTGCAGCCCGGCGGCACGATCGTCGAGCCCACCTCCGGCAACACCGGTGTCGGCCTGGCGATGGTCGCCCAGCAGAAGGGCTACAAGTGCATCTTCGTCTGCCCTGACAAGGTCAGCGAGGACAAGCGCAACGTGCTGAAGGCCTACGGCGCCGAGGTCGTCGTCGCCCCCACGGCCGTGCCGCCCGAGCACCCCGACTCCTACTACAACGTCTCCGACCGGCTCGCCTCGCAGCCCGGCGCCTGGAAGCCGAACCAGTACGCCAACCCCAACAACCCGCGCTCCCACTACGAGGAGACCGGCCCCGAGATCTGGCGCCAGACCGAAGGCCGGATCACCCACTTCGTGGCCGGTGTCGGCACCGGCGGCACGATCTCCGGGATCGGCCGCTACCTCAAGGAGCAGAACCCGGACGTCCAGATCATCGGCGCCGACCCCGCCGGGAGCGTCTACTCCGGCGGCACCGGTCGGCCCTACCTGGTCGAGGGCGTCGGCGAGGACTTCTGGCCGGACACCTACGACCGCGACATCGCCGACCGGATCATCGAGGTCTCCGACGCCGACTCCTTCGCCTACACCCGCCGGCTCGCCCGCGAGGAGCAGCTGCTCGTCGGCGGCAGCGCCGGCATGGCTGCGTACGCCGCCAAGCAGCTCGCCGCGGAGCTGGCCGGCACGCCGGAGGGCGAGAACGCCGTGATCGTCGTGCTGCTGCCCGACTCCGGGCGCGGCTACCTGACCAAGGTGTTCAACGACGAGTGGCTGGCGCAGTACGGCTTCGCGACCGGCGAGGCCGCGAAGCAGACCGTCGGCGACGTGCTGCGCGGCAAGTCCGGCCGGCTGCCCGACCTGGTCCACACCCACCCGGGCGAGACGATCGCCGAGGCGGTGCACATCCTGCAGGAGTACGGCGTCTCGCAGATGCCGGTCGTGCGTGCCGAGCCGCCGATCGTGGCCGCCGAGGTCGCGGGCTCGGTCTCGGAGCGCACCCTGCTGGAGGCGCTGTTCACCGGCAAGGCCAAGCTCACCGACTCCGTCGAGGAGCACATGTCGCCGCCACTGCCCTCGATCGGCTCCGGTGCCGACGCTCACGATGCCGCCCACACCCTGGGCAGCTCCGACGCGCTGCTGGTGCACGAGGACGGCAAGCCGGTCGGTGTCCTGACCCGTCAGGACCTGCTCTTCTTCCTGACCAGCTCCTGA